AGCTCCCGGTCCGCCCCATGCTTTGCTGGTGTCCCAACTCGCCGACTCTGGTGTGTAGTTGGCCGGAGGTGTATTCCGATCCGCGGTCACTGTGGATCACGCAGCCGGGCTGCACCGAGCCCTGCCCACACCCACCCTGACCTGCTGCTATTTACGCGTCAGGAGCTCTTCGCGACCTGTTCAAGGATCGCCACGCACTCCACGTGGTGGGTCATCCGAACCAAGTTGGCGAAGCTCGAGGGGAAAGCCAAGTCCGTCCCCATTAACCTAACAAGGCCGTACAGATACGAGCTATGGCATGCTTCTCGCCATGCCGTACGCCTTGGCCGATTATGTCGCCCGCTGGGAGCCGGTCAACACGCAACACCGTCCCAGGCAACATCTGCGGCAAGAGGATCCGCAGCCAAGAGCCGGGGACGGACGGGTCACGTAAGGCCAGGCCGTGTCCGCCAAACAGGGTCCACCTCGACCCTCCCCAGCCGCCCCGCTGGGGAGCGGCTGGGGAGTTTCACCGCCGCTCGGGGAGTTTCTGGGGAGTTTGAGCCGCGTAAGCAGGAAAGCCCGTGATGGATCCGAAAGAAGCATCCCTGCAGGTCAGCACCACGCTGCGGCAGATATTCGCAGGTCAAGGAGCTGACCACGGGGCCTACATGACGTAGGTACCGAGGTCGTCGGCTTCGACGATCCCCGGGAGCGAGCCGCCCTCACGCAGGGGCGTGACGTAACGGGTCGCGATCACTTCGGACAGCATCCGCCCAGGTTACGGGGATCAGTGCGCGGGGGCCCACTGCTTGAGGAGGTCTTCGGCCGTGGTGATGGACGCCACGAGTGCGAGGGAGTTGCGGATCACCTCGGCGGTGCAGGAGGCGGGCACTCCGGCGATGGCGTCGGCGGGGACCACGACCTGGTAGCCGAGGTTGACGGCGTCGAAGACGGTGTTGGGGATGGCGATGTTGGAGGAGACCCCGGCGACGACGAGGGTGCGGACGCCGAGGTTGCGCAGCAGGGGGTCGAGATCGGTGCCGGCCATCGGGGAGAGCCCGTGCAGCCGGCGGACCACCAGGTCCTGCCCGGCGACGACGATGGGGGCGGCGACCTCCACGGCCCGGCTTCCGGTCAGCTGGCGCACGGGCAGCTTTCCCGCGGCCCGGAACAGCCGGGCGTTGGTGTTCGCACCGAGCCCGTCGGGCCGCCGCTCCGCGACGGCGTGCAGCACCTGTACGCCGGCCCCGCGCGCGGCGTCGACGAGCGCGGCCACCCGCCCCAGCATCCCGGAGTCCCGGGCCTCCTTGGCGAGCTCGGGCAGCGCGCTCTCCTCGCCCACGACACCGTTCTGGCACTCGACGGTGAGCAGCGCGGTGGTGGCGGGATCGAGATCCGGCATGGCTCCCCCTGGCGTGGCGACGGAAGAGCCCTCATGATTCCTGACACACAGTCAGATGTGAAGGGGTGCAGGGCGGATGGACGAGTCACGAACCGGAACCTCACAGCGGCGGGGCCGGCGCATCATGATGAGCGACGCAGAAGTGGACTCCTTCCTGCGCGAGCAGAAGACCTGCCGGGTCGCGACGGTCTCCCCCGACGGGCGCCCGCACGTGGGCGCCCTGTGGTTCGCCTGGGACGGCGGCTCGCTGTGGCTGTACTCGATCACGCGCAGCCGCCGCTGGTCCGACCTGCGCAAGGATCCGCGGATCTCGGTGGTCGTGGACTCGGGCGAGTCGTACGACGAACTGCGCGGGGTGGAGCTGTCCGGCAGCGCCGTCTTCGTGGGCGAGGCCCCGCGCACCGGCGAGCCGTGCCCCGAACTGGCGGAGGCCGAGCGGATCTTCCCGGTCAAGAACTTCGGCATCGAGGAGATGCCGCACGACGGGCGGCACGCCTGGATCCGCCTGACCCCCGATCTGATCGTCTCCTGGGACTTCCGCAAGCTGTAGAGCCGGGGAGGGGGCGGGCGGACTACTGGAGTCCGGCGGCCGCCTCCCGCAGGGCGTCGACCGCGGCCCGGATCGAGGGCCGCCGGTCGGCGTCCGCGCGCCAGACGGCGTACACGTGGCGGCGTACGGCATCGCAGACCGGCAGCAGCCGCACCCCCGGCGGCACCGGGCCGCGGCCCAGCCTCGGCGCCACGCACACGCCGAGTCCGGCCTCCACGAAGGCCAGCTGCGTGTGGTGCTCCTCGGCGATGTGCGCGATGCGCGGCTCGACGCCCGTACCGCGCAGGGTGAAGACCAGCCACTCGTGGCAGAACTGCCCCTCGTTCCAGGAGATCCAGTCGTCGTCCGCGAAGTCGGCGAGCGAGATCCTGCTCCGGTCGGCCAGCGGGTGACCGGCCGGGACCGCGATGTCGACGGAGTCGTCCAGCAGGTGGGTCCGGGTGAGTTCGGCGGGCACCGGCATCCGCTTGTTGTGCCAGTCGATGGCCAGCGCCAGGTCGAGGTCCCCTCGCACCACGGCGGCCATGCTGTCCTCGGGCTCCTGCTCGCGCACCCGGGCCCGCACGTCCGGGTGCCCGGCGCGCAGCGCGGACAGGGCCTGCGGCAGCAGCCCGCGCATGGCGGTCGGGAAGGCGCCGATCCGCAGCTCGCCGACGGCGCACCCGCGCTGGGCCTCGACGTCGGCCTGGGCGAGCTCCACCTGGGAGATGATCCGGGCCGCGTGATCGGCGAGCAGCCGTCCGGCGTCGGTGAGCCGGACCCCGCGCCCGTTCCTGGCCAACAGAGGCTGGCCGATCTCGCGCTCCAGTTTGGCCATCTGCTGGGACACGGCGGAGGTGGTGACGTGGAGACCGTCGGCCGCGCCGCTGACCGAGCCGTGGCGGGCGAGGGCATCGAGGGTGCGCAGCCGCTCCAGGTTCAACATGTAAGCAATGCTACGCCGTGAACTGGAGAAACTTTCGCTTGTCCTACGAAGTTGACGCGAGCACAGTAAAGGCCATGAGCGCACCGACAGCCCCGCGGCCCACCCTCTCCACCACCGCCACCCCTGCGACCGCCGCCATCCCCTCGAACGCCACGGCCACCGGCACCACCGCCGCCGGCTGGCGCACCAGGCTCCTCGACTGGCGCGTCCGGTTCGCGATCCTCTCGGTCGTCTGGGGCTTCAGCTTTCTCCTGATCAAGGTCGGCACGGAAGCGTACGCACCTTTCCAAGTGGCCCTGGGCCGGGTCCTGTTCGGCGCGCTCACCCTCCTCGTGGTGCTGCTGGTCCGCCGCGAGAAGCTCCCCCGGGGCCTGCGCACCTGGGGCCGCCTCAGCGTGGCCGCGCTGCTGCTCAACACCGTCCCGTTCTCCCTCTTCGCGTACGCGGAGCTGACCATCCCCTCCGCCCTGGCCGGCATCTGCAACGCGACCTCCCCGCTGTGGGGCATGGCGCTGTCGGTGGTCGCCCTGTCCGAGGACCGCCCCACGCGCCGCCGCTTCGCGGGACTGGGCCTGGGCTTCCTCGGCGTCCTCATCGTCCTCGGCGCCTGGCAGGGCTTCGCCGGCGTCGACGCCCGGGGCACCGCGCTCGCCCTGCTGGCCGCGCTCTGCTACCCCATCGGCTGGATCTACGTCCGCCGCACGCTGGCCGGCTCCCCGGTGGCCCTGACCGGCGGGCAGCTCATGGTCTCCACGCTCCAGCTCTCGCTGGTCAGCGCCCTCTTCACCGCGGCGCCGACCTCGTTCCCGCTCTGGCCGACCCTCTCGGTGATCGCCCTGGGCGCGCTCGGCACGGGCATGGCCCTGCAGATGCAGTACGGCCTGGTGACGGAGGTCGGCCCGACCACCGCCCAGATGGTCACCTACTTCATCCCGGTGATCGCCACGGCGGCGGGCGTCCTTGTCCTCGGTGAGCAGCTGCACTGGAACACCCCGGTCGGCGCCGCGATCGTCCTGGCCGGAGCCGCCCTCAGCCAGACCCGACCCGGGGCGCGGAAGCCCGTCTGACCAGTGCTAACCTCCGGGCGATCATCACACCGCCCGGAGGCACCACTTGAGCTTGGCCGTCGTCCTGCTGACCGCCGGACCCACCGCGATCGTCGCGGGCAGCTGGGTCGCGCTGAACATCCGCGGCGCCGCCGCCGCGCTGGAGCGCCGGGCGGCCGCCACCACCGAACTCGCGATGCACGCACGGGGAGACCTCGGCCCGGCCCCGCGGGTCGCCTCCGCCCAGTTCTACCGCTACGTGGGCTCGGTGATCGCCCTGTGCGGAGTCGTCTTCACCCTGGGCGGCCTGCTCGAACTCGCCTGACCCCGGCCCGCCCGGACCGCCGCCTCCAGTCCTGTCGGCAGGACCGATCCGGGCCGGGCGGCACCGGGCCGCGGGGCGGGGTGCCGCCCTGTGCGGTCAGTCGTTGCGCCCGCCCGCCACCCCCGTGCGGACCGCCGCGGCCACGGCGTCCGCCAGGCCCGGCACCTCCGAGACCCCCAGCTGCGACACGGTCAGCCGTACTCCCGGTCCCGCCTCGACCCGGAAGATCGCCCCGGCGGCCACCGCCCATCCCGCGGCGAGCAGCCTCGTGACCACCACCGTCTCGTCGGCCACCGGCACCCACACGTTCAGCCCGCTCCGCCCGTGCGCCCGCACCCCCCGCTCCCGCAGGGCCTCGACCAGGGCGTCCCGCCGCTCCCCGTACGCGCGGGCCACGGCGGCGCGGTCCACGGCGTCCGAGGTCCACAGCTCCACCACCGTGTGCTGGAGCAGCCGGCTCACCCAGCCCGGGCCCAGCCGCTGGCGCCCCCGCACCCGGTCCAGGGTCACCGCGTCGCCGGTGAGCACGGCGAGCCGCAGGTCGGGCCCGTAGGCCTTCGCCGTGGACCGGATCAGCGCCCAGTGCCTGGTCACCCCGCCCAGCGGGTGCAACGGCAGGTCGACGATCCCGTGGCCGTGGTCGTCCTCGATCAGCAGCACCCCGGGGTGGCGTCCCAGCAGCTCCCGCAGCTCCCCCGCCCTCGCCGCGCTCACCGCGGCGCCGGTCGGGTTCTGCGCCCGCGAGGTCACCACCAGCGCCCGGGCCCCGGCGGCGAGCGCCCGGGCCACCGCGTCGGCCCGTGGCCCGTCGTCGTCCACCGCCACGGGCAGCAGCCGTAGCCCCAGCGCCGGGACCAGGTCGAGCGAGCCTCCCCAGCCCGGGTCCTCGACCGCCACCGCGTCGCCCGGCCTCAGGTGGGCGACGAGCACCCGTTCCATCGCGTCCAGCGCTCCCGAGGTCACCGCGACCGGGCCGGGCGGCACGGCGTCCGCATCGAAGTCCGCCCGGGCGAGCCGGGCCAGGTCCGGGGCGACCGGGTCCGCTCCGTAGAGGGTCGGGGCCTGCGCGTACCTCCGGGCCGCGGCCGCCAGCGCCCCGTCCAGGGCGGGGAGCAGCGACACGTCCGGATTGCCTTCCGCGATGTCGCGCACGCCCGCCGGCACCGCCATCCGCAATGCGTCCCGCGGCGTGCTGGAGGGCCGGGGCCGCACCCTGCTTCCCCGCCGCCCGTCGGTTTCGATGACCCCGCGCTCGCGCAGTGTCCTGTAGGCGGCCGCCACGGTATTGGGGTTGACGCCCAGTTCGCCCGCCAGCTCCCGCATCGGCGGCAGCAGCGATCCGGGCGGCAGCGCGCCCGATGCCACGCCCGCCTCGACGCTGGCCGCGATATCCGCTGTGCCGCGCCCTGTGATCCGATACTCTACTAGCACAAACCCGAGTATGCACTAGTGCAATGGAGTCGGCATCATGACCGCCACGCCCGCCACGGAGACGACGACCGAGAGCACCGGGACGACCGGCGCGTACGAGCCCACCGACCGCACGGTCCCCACCCGGTCCCGCGACCGGGCGCGCTACGACCGCGAGACGGTGCACTCGATACTCGACGAGGCCTACATCTGCCACCTCGGCTTCGTCCGCGACGGCGCGCCCGTGGTCCTGCCCACGCTGTTCGCCCGGGTCGGCGAATCGATCTACATGCACGGCTCGACCGGCTCCCGGCCGCTGCTCGCGGCCGGCAAGGCCGATCCGGGCCTGGCCGTCTGCGTGACCGTGACCCACGTCGACGGTCTCGTACTGGCCCGCTCGGCCTTCCACCACTCGCTCAACTACCGCTCGGTGGTCGTGCACGGCACCGCCTACCAGGTCACCGACGAGGCGGAGTGCCGGATGGCCCTGGACGCCCTCGTCGACTCCGCCGTGCCGGGCCGCTCCGCCGACATCCGGCCCGCCAACGCCAAGGAACTCGCCGCCACGGCGGTGATCCGCGTGGATCTGACCGAGGTGTCGGCGAAGCTGCGCACCGGCCCGAGCAGCGATGACGCCGAGGACCTGGGCCTGCCCTACTGGGCGGGCGTGGTCCCGGTCGCCCCCGCGTTCGCAACCCCGGTGCCCGCCGCGGACCTGGCCCCCGGCATCGCCGTTCCGGACTACGTCACCGCGCTCTGAGGACTGCGCCGGACGGCGGCGGGCGCGGCCTCCGCCGGGCGGCGCGATTCCGCCGCGATCAGGGCGCCCACCGCCGTCAGCAGCAGTACGGTGCCCAGCACCACGGCGGCGGTCAGCCGCTCCCCGAGGAGCAGGACGGCGATCACCGCGGCGCTCACCGGCTCGATCAGCATGATCACCGACACGGTCGCGGCCCGTACGGCGGCGGCCCCCGTGAAGTAGAGCGCGTATGCCAGCGCCGTCGGCACGGTGGCCACGTACACGAGCAGCCAGAGCACCCGTCCGAGGTCGGCGGTGTGCGGCAGCAGACCCTCCACCGCGGCGAGCGGCAGCAGGCACACCGTACCCACCGCGACCGACCACGCGGTGGTCACCAGCGGGTCCCCGCCGGCGCCACGCTGCCCGAGCCAGCGGGCCCGCAAGGTCATCGCCGCGTAGCCGGCGGCGGACAGCAGGGCCCAGCCGACGCCGAGCGGCCGCACCTCGCCGCCGCCACTGCCCAGCACCAGGACGGCGAGCCCCGCCAGCGCGCCGACGACGGCGGCCACGCCGCCGCGGCCGAGCCGCTCGCCCATCCAGTACCGGGCCCCGAGCGCGATGAGCACGGGCCCGGCGCCGAGGGTGACCACGGTGCCCACCGCGAGGCCGGTCTCGCGCACGGCGGCGAAGTACGCGGCCTGGAAGAGGGTGAACAGCAGCCCGGTCCCGATCAGCGAGCCCGCCGAGGGCCGCGTCCGTCCCCGCCCGGGACGGGACCCCCGTACGGCGAGCACCCCCAGCAGCACCACGAGCCCGCCCGCGCACCGCCAGAACGACAGGGCGAGCGGGCCGAGGTCACTGGCCAGGAAGAGGAGTGAGGCGGCCGCCCCGGCGGTGCCCCAGGCGGCTCCGGCGACGACGAGGTACAGCAGACTGCGCCCGGCGGCGGGCGAATGGTTCGACACGAAACTCTCCGCGCATGCGTGAAGGATGAAGGAAGCAGGTCATCGCTTCGCGGGCAGCGCGAACCCGCCCGGGAACTCCCCGGGCCGGGTCGTGGTCGTGGAGGCGCCGCCCGCGCTAGGCGGCGGGAGGCGGAAGCACGGTCGAATGCATGATCGCCACCCTAGGCCGTCGTGGTCTCGCGGTCCAGCAGGGCCGGACCGCCCACGGCGGGCGGGGCCGGCGGGGCCGGCCGGGAGGACTGGGCGATGAAGGCTCCGCCCAGCACCAGTGCGCCACCGACGATCTGCCAGGTCGAGAGGTACTCGCCGAGCAGGATCCAGGCAAGCACGGTGGCGACGACCGCCTCCAGGAAGGCCACCACGCCCGCGACCTGCGGCGAGAGCCTGCGCACCGAGACCACACCGGTCAGATACGCGAAGACGGTCGCGACCAGCACCACCCAGGCGAGCAGCACCGGCGCGGGCATCATCGTGCCGCCCACGGAGGCCTGGCCGCCCAGCACCTGCCAGTCGATCTCCCAAGGCCGGGCGATCACCGTCATCACCAGGGCGCCGACGAGCATGCCGTACGCGATCACCCCGAGCGGGTCGGGGGCGTCGTCCCCGTCGGCGCCCTGGTCGGCGAAGACGAAGTAGAAGGCCTGGCAGCAGGCCGCGGCGAGGCCGAAGAGCACGCCGAGCGGGTCCAGGCTCAGCCCGGCCCAGATCTCGACCACGCAGGCCAGGCCCACGACGGCCACGGCCGCACCGGCGGCCGCGCCCCGCGTCACGGGCTTGCGCTGCACGAAGCGGATGTAGCCGAGCAGCAGCGCCGGGCCCAGGTACTCCAGCAGCAGGGCCACGCCGACCGGGATCCGGGACAGGGAGGCGAAGTAGAAGGCCTGCACACCCGCTACGGCGATCAGCCCGAATCCGGCCAGCAGCAGGGGCTTGCGCAGGACGAGGTCACGGTGGCGCCAGGCCAGCGGGGACAGCACGAGCGCTGCCCCGGCCACCCTGAGCCAGACCATGTGGAGGGGGTCCAGACCCGCCTCGATCAGCGGCTTCGCCGCCACTCCGGAACCACCGAACGCGAACGCCGAGACGAGGGCGAGGCCCAGTCCGGCGTTTTTCCCTGACGCTTGCATTCCGTCATCATGACAGGGGCGGTCAGCACCGTCACGGCCGTGACACCTGTTGAGACGGAGTCGATATCACCCCCCGCCGCCCCCTACGGCTTCTGACGGGTCGTCAGTATTGAATGTTCCGCCCGCCGGGGCTACCTTCCGCCGCACGTACCCGACGAGAAGGGGTGGTCGCATGGCTGAAGTCACCGCGGAATCACGCATCGAGGCGCCTGCCGCGAAGCTCTGGTCCCAGCTCACGGACTGGGACGCGTACGGCCAGTGGAGCATGACCCACACGAACTTCCCGAAGGGCGGACCGGAGACCCTCGCGGTCGGGTCCACCTTCGCCGAGAACATGAAGATGATGGGCTTCCCGGCCGAGGTCGTCTGGACCGTCTCGGAGCTGGAGGACGAGCGCCTCTTCGCCATCACCGGCAAGGGCCCGATGGGCGTGGCCGTCCTCACCCGGTACACCCTGACCCCGGCCGGCGGGGCCACCACGGTCCGCATCGACGGAGAGTTCACCGGGGCCGCCGTCTCGCTGATGGCGGGCAAGCTCAAGGACTCGGCCACCGCCGCACTGAACGAGTCGCTGCGCAAGCTGGCCGCCCTGGTGGCCTGACCGCCCGCCCCCACCCCCGTACACGACGGCGCGCCCCGCGAGAGGACTCGCGGGGCGCGCTGCGCGGGAGCCGGGGCCTTCCGGCCCTCAGTGCTCGTCGGCCAGGATCAGGTAGAGCTTCTTGCGGGCGTCGTTGACGACCCCGAGCGCCTTCTCGCGCTGCTCGGGCGAGCCGGTCTTGAAGACCTGCCCGAAGGCCTCCATCAGACCGATTCCGGCCGTCCGGACCTCGTGCATCGCCTCGAAGTCGAAGCCGCGCCCGGCGTCGGCCCACGGCGCGTCCGGGCCGGACTCGGCCTCGGTGCGGCCGGCGTCGGTGAGCGTGAACAGCTTCTTGCCGCCCTCGCTCTCATTCGTGATGAGCCCCTCGTCCTCGAGCAGCTGCAGGGTCGGGTAGACCGAGCCCGGGCTGGGCTTCCAGGCCCCGCCGCTGCGCTCGCCGATCTCCTGGATCATCTCGTAGCCGTGCATCGGCCGGTCGGCGAGCAGCGCCAGGATCGAGGCGCGCACGTCACCGCGCCGGGCCCGGCCGCCGCCCCGCCCACCGCGCCCGCCCCGCCCTCCGAAGGGCCCGCCGCCGAAGGGCGGCCCGAACGGTCCGAAGGCGGCGCGCAGCCCCCTGAACTCCTCCCGACGGTCCGGCCCGCAGTGGCCGTGACCCCGTCCGTGCTCATGTCCGTGGTCGTGCTGTCCACGTGAACGCATGACTGCGCTCCTTTCGTCACGTTGTCATTTCTTCGGCATTGGTTGTCCGATGCCTCAACTGTCGCTGATCCATCGCGATGCGTCAACGATATATCGGAAACTGTCGTCAATGAGCGAGGGCCGTGCACACCTTGGGGTGGATTCCTGACAGAACTCCTGGTCGAGGATCGTGCGGAGGTGCTGTTCCGGCGGCGCTCCCCGCAGCACGGGGCGCGGCCGGAGCACCGACGAAAGGGGACTTCCGGGGCGTGGACTTCTCGCGACGGTGGTGGCGAGCCACGACGGCCGCTACCTGAACCTGCACCAGTGCGTCTATCTGCTCAGAGGCCCAGCGCGACCACGTCACCACGGTCGCGTACCTCGGCGGCAACGACTTCTCGGCGGCCTCGAACGTCTCCAACACCCCGGACCCGACCCCGAACTGCGGCCTCTACCGCCTCGTCCCCCTGCTGTCCGAGGTCGAGGTCCTGGACCTGTCCGCCGCGCGCTGCGTGAACCTCCGGCAGTGCGTGTACTCCTACGGCGAGCGCGGCTTCGACGACCACTTCACCACGGTGGCGCCGACCACCCGCGACGGCCGGTTCGCGACCGGCACGAAGCTCTCCGACACCGCCGACACCGCCCCGACCTGCGGCCGCGGTGACGGGAACGTCAACCCCATCCCCCTGCTGTCGGGCACGAAGGCCCTCTCCCGGACCTGAGCCGGCCGGCCCTGGGGCACCGGCCAGTCCAGTCACCCCGGATTGGCCTTTGTCGGTCATCGAGGAACCGCCCTACCGTCGCCCCATGCGCATCCGAATCGTCGACGCCTTCACCGACCGGCCCTTCCAAGGGAACCCCGCCGGAGTCCTGCTCCTCGACTCCGCCTTCCCCCCGGACGCCTGGCTCCAGCAGGTCGCTTCCGAGGTGAACCTCTCCGAGACCGCCTTCGCCCACCCCCTGCCGCCCGGCGGGGACGCCGACTGGGCGCTGCGCTGGTTCACCCCGGCCGCCGAGGTCGACATGTGCGGCCACGCCACGCTCGCCACGGCGCACGTCCTGGCGTCCGCAGGCCTCGCCACGGGCCGGATCCGCTTCACCGCGCGCTGCGGGATCCTCACGGCCGAAGCCGCCGAGGACGGCACGATCACCATGGACTTCCCGACGTCCTCGCTGACCCCGGTCCCGGCGCCGCCCGCCGTGGACCACGCGCTCGGCGGGGCGCCGATCCTCTCCGTGCACGACACCGCCGCGCACATCGGTGACCTCGTGATCGAGCTGGCCGACGAGAAGACCGTCCGCGAGCTGACGCCGGACCACGGCGCCCTGCGCGCCTTCGCCAAGCGCGGGGTCATCGTCACCGCGGCCGCCGAGGATCCCTCCTGCGGGTACGACTTCGTCTCCCG
Above is a genomic segment from Streptomyces sp. NBC_01233 containing:
- a CDS encoding PhzF family phenazine biosynthesis protein — its product is MRIRIVDAFTDRPFQGNPAGVLLLDSAFPPDAWLQQVASEVNLSETAFAHPLPPGGDADWALRWFTPAAEVDMCGHATLATAHVLASAGLATGRIRFTARCGILTAEAAEDGTITMDFPTSSLTPVPAPPAVDHALGGAPILSVHDTAAHIGDLVIELADEKTVRELTPDHGALRAFAKRGVIVTAAAEDPSCGYDFVSRGFFPAFGIDEDPVTGSAHTALAPFWAERLGRTELTGLQGGARRGLVRVTLAGDRTLLTGRAVTVVDGELLTAP
- a CDS encoding EamA family transporter, coding for MQASGKNAGLGLALVSAFAFGGSGVAAKPLIEAGLDPLHMVWLRVAGAALVLSPLAWRHRDLVLRKPLLLAGFGLIAVAGVQAFYFASLSRIPVGVALLLEYLGPALLLGYIRFVQRKPVTRGAAAGAAVAVVGLACVVEIWAGLSLDPLGVLFGLAAACCQAFYFVFADQGADGDDAPDPLGVIAYGMLVGALVMTVIARPWEIDWQVLGGQASVGGTMMPAPVLLAWVVLVATVFAYLTGVVSVRRLSPQVAGVVAFLEAVVATVLAWILLGEYLSTWQIVGGALVLGGAFIAQSSRPAPPAPPAVGGPALLDRETTTA
- a CDS encoding pyridoxamine 5'-phosphate oxidase family protein, with protein sequence MDESRTGTSQRRGRRIMMSDAEVDSFLREQKTCRVATVSPDGRPHVGALWFAWDGGSLWLYSITRSRRWSDLRKDPRISVVVDSGESYDELRGVELSGSAVFVGEAPRTGEPCPELAEAERIFPVKNFGIEEMPHDGRHAWIRLTPDLIVSWDFRKL
- a CDS encoding pyridoxamine 5'-phosphate oxidase family protein; the encoded protein is MTATPATETTTESTGTTGAYEPTDRTVPTRSRDRARYDRETVHSILDEAYICHLGFVRDGAPVVLPTLFARVGESIYMHGSTGSRPLLAAGKADPGLAVCVTVTHVDGLVLARSAFHHSLNYRSVVVHGTAYQVTDEAECRMALDALVDSAVPGRSADIRPANAKELAATAVIRVDLTEVSAKLRTGPSSDDAEDLGLPYWAGVVPVAPAFATPVPAADLAPGIAVPDYVTAL
- a CDS encoding cysteine hydrolase, coding for MPDLDPATTALLTVECQNGVVGEESALPELAKEARDSGMLGRVAALVDAARGAGVQVLHAVAERRPDGLGANTNARLFRAAGKLPVRQLTGSRAVEVAAPIVVAGQDLVVRRLHGLSPMAGTDLDPLLRNLGVRTLVVAGVSSNIAIPNTVFDAVNLGYQVVVPADAIAGVPASCTAEVIRNSLALVASITTAEDLLKQWAPAH
- a CDS encoding type II toxin-antitoxin system Rv0910 family toxin, translated to MAEVTAESRIEAPAAKLWSQLTDWDAYGQWSMTHTNFPKGGPETLAVGSTFAENMKMMGFPAEVVWTVSELEDERLFAITGKGPMGVAVLTRYTLTPAGGATTVRIDGEFTGAAVSLMAGKLKDSATAALNESLRKLAALVA
- a CDS encoding aminotransferase class I/II-fold pyridoxal phosphate-dependent enzyme → MLVEYRITGRGTADIAASVEAGVASGALPPGSLLPPMRELAGELGVNPNTVAAAYRTLRERGVIETDGRRGSRVRPRPSSTPRDALRMAVPAGVRDIAEGNPDVSLLPALDGALAAAARRYAQAPTLYGADPVAPDLARLARADFDADAVPPGPVAVTSGALDAMERVLVAHLRPGDAVAVEDPGWGGSLDLVPALGLRLLPVAVDDDGPRADAVARALAAGARALVVTSRAQNPTGAAVSAARAGELRELLGRHPGVLLIEDDHGHGIVDLPLHPLGGVTRHWALIRSTAKAYGPDLRLAVLTGDAVTLDRVRGRQRLGPGWVSRLLQHTVVELWTSDAVDRAAVARAYGERRDALVEALRERGVRAHGRSGLNVWVPVADETVVVTRLLAAGWAVAAGAIFRVEAGPGVRLTVSQLGVSEVPGLADAVAAAVRTGVAGGRND
- a CDS encoding PadR family transcriptional regulator; its protein translation is MRSRGQHDHGHEHGRGHGHCGPDRREEFRGLRAAFGPFGPPFGGGPFGGRGGRGGRGGGRARRGDVRASILALLADRPMHGYEMIQEIGERSGGAWKPSPGSVYPTLQLLEDEGLITNESEGGKKLFTLTDAGRTEAESGPDAPWADAGRGFDFEAMHEVRTAGIGLMEAFGQVFKTGSPEQREKALGVVNDARKKLYLILADEH
- a CDS encoding DMT family transporter, producing the protein MSAPTAPRPTLSTTATPATAAIPSNATATGTTAAGWRTRLLDWRVRFAILSVVWGFSFLLIKVGTEAYAPFQVALGRVLFGALTLLVVLLVRREKLPRGLRTWGRLSVAALLLNTVPFSLFAYAELTIPSALAGICNATSPLWGMALSVVALSEDRPTRRRFAGLGLGFLGVLIVLGAWQGFAGVDARGTALALLAALCYPIGWIYVRRTLAGSPVALTGGQLMVSTLQLSLVSALFTAAPTSFPLWPTLSVIALGALGTGMALQMQYGLVTEVGPTTAQMVTYFIPVIATAAGVLVLGEQLHWNTPVGAAIVLAGAALSQTRPGARKPV
- a CDS encoding DMT family transporter, which encodes MSNHSPAAGRSLLYLVVAGAAWGTAGAAASLLFLASDLGPLALSFWRCAGGLVVLLGVLAVRGSRPGRGRTRPSAGSLIGTGLLFTLFQAAYFAAVRETGLAVGTVVTLGAGPVLIALGARYWMGERLGRGGVAAVVGALAGLAVLVLGSGGGEVRPLGVGWALLSAAGYAAMTLRARWLGQRGAGGDPLVTTAWSVAVGTVCLLPLAAVEGLLPHTADLGRVLWLLVYVATVPTALAYALYFTGAAAVRAATVSVIMLIEPVSAAVIAVLLLGERLTAAVVLGTVLLLTAVGALIAAESRRPAEAAPAAVRRSPQSAVT
- a CDS encoding LysR family transcriptional regulator gives rise to the protein MLNLERLRTLDALARHGSVSGAADGLHVTTSAVSQQMAKLEREIGQPLLARNGRGVRLTDAGRLLADHAARIISQVELAQADVEAQRGCAVGELRIGAFPTAMRGLLPQALSALRAGHPDVRARVREQEPEDSMAAVVRGDLDLALAIDWHNKRMPVPAELTRTHLLDDSVDIAVPAGHPLADRSRISLADFADDDWISWNEGQFCHEWLVFTLRGTGVEPRIAHIAEEHHTQLAFVEAGLGVCVAPRLGRGPVPPGVRLLPVCDAVRRHVYAVWRADADRRPSIRAAVDALREAAAGLQ